One genomic region from Pseudoduganella dura encodes:
- a CDS encoding sensor histidine kinase, which yields MMRATDQQSGQPLAEISRRALALRDDVIAHWMALARREVRGASHLPAPILADTLPAFYDSIARTLAPGCPRLLATEGNNAAEQHGGERARMTHYGPEQVIHEYQLFRDAIYEVTGAAGLSFDLYQRAHIEAAIDIAQRRAIGEFSTIHEELRRKLAATLSHDMLSPLATIVSGAELIGLATDVTAARRTSRKILENGQRLGHMIAQLLDALTVAGMDRLPLDPAPFDIRLLVRAVCEEFSAQHVRIEIEGGSVHGWWDFVQLQRALENLVRNAAKYGDGDAVTIRSAETHGRLLLSVHNTGNPIATDRFEHIFAYLHRENVLPVAGYGIGLPFVKSVAEGHGGSIVVDSSGPAGTTFLIDIPLDCRLAAGGRDPGD from the coding sequence ATGATGCGAGCAACCGACCAGCAATCCGGCCAGCCGCTCGCCGAGATCTCCCGGCGGGCACTCGCGCTGCGCGACGACGTCATCGCACACTGGATGGCGCTGGCACGGCGCGAAGTGCGCGGCGCCAGTCACCTGCCTGCGCCGATCCTGGCCGATACCCTGCCCGCCTTCTACGACAGCATCGCCAGGACCCTGGCTCCCGGCTGTCCGCGCCTGCTGGCCACGGAGGGCAACAACGCCGCGGAACAGCACGGCGGCGAACGCGCCAGGATGACGCATTACGGCCCCGAACAGGTGATCCATGAATACCAGCTGTTCCGGGATGCGATCTACGAAGTGACCGGCGCGGCCGGGCTGTCGTTCGACTTGTACCAGCGTGCCCATATCGAGGCGGCAATCGATATCGCGCAGCGCCGGGCCATCGGGGAGTTCAGTACCATCCACGAGGAACTGCGCCGCAAGCTGGCGGCCACGCTGTCGCACGACATGCTGTCGCCGCTGGCCACCATCGTGTCCGGTGCCGAGCTGATCGGTCTGGCCACCGACGTTACCGCGGCGCGGCGCACGTCCCGCAAGATCCTGGAAAACGGCCAGCGCCTCGGGCACATGATCGCCCAGCTGCTCGACGCCCTGACGGTGGCCGGCATGGACCGGCTGCCGCTCGATCCCGCGCCGTTCGACATCCGCCTGCTGGTGCGTGCCGTGTGCGAGGAATTCTCCGCGCAGCACGTGCGGATCGAAATCGAAGGCGGCTCGGTGCACGGCTGGTGGGATTTCGTGCAGTTGCAGCGGGCGCTGGAAAACCTGGTGCGCAATGCCGCGAAATACGGCGACGGCGACGCGGTCACGATCCGTTCGGCCGAAACCCACGGCCGGCTGCTGCTGTCGGTGCACAACACGGGCAATCCGATCGCCACCGACCGGTTCGAACACATCTTCGCCTACCTGCACCGCGAGAACGTGCTGCCGGTGGCGGGCTATGGCATCGGCCTGCCGTTCGTCAAATCGGTGGCCGAAGGCCACGGCGGCTCGATCGTCGTCGACAGCTCCGGGCCGGCCGGCACCACGTTCCTGATCGATATTCCGCTGGATTGCCGGCTGGCCGCAGGGGGCCGGGATCCTGGGGACTGA
- a CDS encoding CYTH and CHAD domain-containing protein yields METELKLKVAQRDLAKLREHALLAELAIATPEEHELRDTYYDTPKLDLWHNGLTLRVRTDNEAYIQTVKTASGGSAGLHERGEWESALAGPAPEPAEVARQIKTKRIAELLRSPNIVNNLRPVFNNVTRRTRWNILLPDGRQVECVLDAGDIHAGGRNAPIGELEFELKRGDPTQLFELALSLHKDIPLQIANDSKAARGYALLDIAPPAPVKAVPVHLTKKMRLEDALQCMGLNCLQQLEANVPGVLKQSVESLHQMRVGLRRLRALLDMFRDIAPLPEPMAESLEWLAGELGAARDWDVLAGSTLPRIAGLDTGTLRAIAQQRGDELHRTLVQTLYLPRYTQLILQLNGWFHGKGWRDGDALPKGSPLALRAADAMAPLLHKAQQRLRKRIDALDEDNPDARHRVRIAAKKARYAAEFFHDLLPARPVKKYVRALSGLQDKLGLLNDLAVAGTLLGEMEARGPSGELSYARGYVTATAEAESHHLDTALHDIARLKIVR; encoded by the coding sequence ATGGAAACCGAACTGAAGCTGAAAGTCGCCCAGCGCGACCTGGCCAAATTGCGCGAGCACGCGCTGCTGGCAGAGCTGGCGATCGCCACGCCGGAAGAACACGAACTGCGCGACACCTACTACGACACGCCGAAGCTCGACCTGTGGCACAACGGCCTGACCTTGCGCGTACGCACCGACAACGAGGCATACATCCAGACCGTGAAGACGGCGTCCGGCGGCTCGGCCGGCCTGCACGAACGGGGCGAATGGGAATCGGCGCTGGCCGGGCCCGCGCCGGAACCGGCGGAAGTGGCGCGCCAGATCAAGACGAAGCGCATCGCCGAGCTGCTGCGCTCGCCGAACATCGTCAACAACCTGCGCCCCGTCTTCAACAACGTCACGCGCCGCACCAGGTGGAATATCCTGTTGCCCGATGGCCGGCAGGTGGAATGCGTGCTCGATGCGGGCGACATCCATGCGGGCGGGCGCAACGCGCCGATCGGCGAGCTGGAATTCGAGCTGAAGCGGGGCGACCCCACGCAGCTGTTCGAGCTGGCGCTGTCGCTGCACAAGGATATCCCGCTGCAGATCGCCAACGACAGCAAGGCCGCGCGCGGCTATGCGCTGCTCGACATCGCGCCGCCGGCCCCGGTGAAGGCGGTGCCCGTGCACCTGACGAAGAAAATGCGGCTGGAAGACGCGCTGCAGTGCATGGGCCTGAACTGCCTGCAGCAGCTGGAAGCGAACGTGCCCGGCGTGCTCAAGCAGAGCGTGGAAAGCCTGCACCAGATGCGCGTGGGCCTGCGCCGGCTGCGCGCGCTGCTCGACATGTTCCGGGACATCGCGCCGCTGCCCGAACCGATGGCCGAGAGCCTGGAGTGGCTGGCCGGCGAGCTCGGCGCGGCTCGCGACTGGGACGTGCTGGCCGGCTCCACGCTGCCGCGGATCGCCGGGCTGGATACGGGCACCCTGCGCGCCATTGCGCAGCAGCGGGGCGACGAATTGCACCGCACGCTGGTGCAGACGCTGTACCTGCCCCGCTATACCCAGTTGATCCTGCAGCTGAACGGCTGGTTCCACGGCAAGGGCTGGCGCGACGGCGACGCCCTGCCGAAGGGCTCGCCACTGGCCCTGCGCGCGGCGGATGCGATGGCGCCGCTGCTGCACAAGGCCCAGCAGCGCCTGCGCAAGCGCATCGACGCGCTCGACGAAGACAATCCCGATGCGCGCCACCGGGTACGCATCGCCGCGAAAAAGGCGCGCTACGCGGCGGAGTTCTTCCACGACCTGCTGCCCGCCAGGCCGGTGAAGAAATACGTGCGCGCGCTGTCGGGGCTGCAAGACAAGCTGGGCCTGCTGAACGACCTGGCCGTGGCGGGCACGCTGCTGGGTGAAATGGAAGCGCGCGGCCCGTCCGGCGAGCTCAGCTATGCGCGCGGCTATGTGACCGCCACCGCCGAAGCGGAAAGCCATCATCTCGACACGGCGCTGCATGACATCGCGCGCCTGAAGATCGTGCGCTGA